In Vibrio sp. FE10, the following are encoded in one genomic region:
- a CDS encoding beta-galactosidase subunit beta, with amino-acid sequence MIVLENLEQFKVVYRDGRKWQRCVEAIENIGNIKDGVMYSIGDSLAYMIEDGVARNTENFTGNRRYFDVHYYLEGRETVEFAAKSELEQIQAYSDETDREHLIGNGETRELVEGQVAIFDNSKAYRFHGDHRVRKVVLKVTIEDGYFLNK; translated from the coding sequence ATGATCGTTTTAGAGAACTTAGAACAATTTAAAGTCGTTTACCGCGACGGTCGTAAATGGCAACGCTGTGTAGAAGCGATTGAAAACATCGGCAACATCAAAGATGGCGTGATGTATTCAATTGGTGACTCACTGGCTTACATGATTGAAGACGGCGTGGCTCGTAACACAGAAAACTTTACAGGAAACCGTCGTTACTTCGACGTGCATTACTACCTAGAAGGTCGTGAAACCGTCGAGTTCGCAGCCAAATCAGAGCTAGAGCAAATCCAAGCTTACAGCGATGAAACCGACCGTGAACACCTAATAGGTAACGGTGAAACTCGTGAGTTAGTTGAAGGCCAAGTAGCGATATTTGATAACAGCAAAGCTTACCGCTTCCACGGTGATCATCGCGTTCGCAAAGTGGTGCTAAAAGTGACCATTGAAGACGGTTACTTCCTTAATAAATAA
- the ygjK gene encoding alpha-glucosidase, which translates to MKLNKSFAALAIGAALVVTGCTSNSSSDTEQLQANEFKNVIDRTGSPEYMRDYDFDDHQRFNPFFDLGAWHGHLLPDTAEGMGGFPGTALLTEEYINFMADNFDRLSVFKDGKKVVFTMEAYSLPGALVQTLKSDDVTVEMTMRFASNRTSLLETKITTDSPVELVWDGELLEKTHAKEGVAQTDKTIAETYPEYDRQIVATDDGLKVTFGKVRSTWDLLTSGESEYQVHKSISTQTTVNGLTFTSTANIEESTTIYTTYSHVLTAEEAQAEQTEIKKIMENPTDFLAASAERWEGYLEMGLTNPNATPEQERVAVKAMETLNGNWRGAAGAMEFDSVTPSVTARWFSGNQTWPWDTWKQAYAMAHFNPDVAKDNIRAMFAYQIQADDAVRPWDEGYVPDLLAYNLSPERGGDGGNWNERNTKPSLAAWAVMEVYKTTSDEAWLEEMYPKLVAYHDWWLRNRDNNGNGVPEYGAARDKAHNTPEGEMYFTVVRGDKHETVVGQAALDKVVAEGNYDYIESPAQTAASWESGRDDAAAFGFIDKDQLDAYVANGGKRSDWDVEFAQNRAEDGTLLGYSLLQESVDQASYMYSDNKYLAEMADILGKDAEAKEFREKAEHLSNYINTCMFDEGTNFFYDIRIEDKPLANGCAGKPIVERGKGPEGWSPLFNGAATQEHADAVVTVMKDTEEFNTYVPLGTAALSSPAFGPDIYWRGRVWVDQFYFGLKGMDSYGYRDDAIEMAGAFFDHADGLVQDGPIRENYNPLTGEQQGAPNFSWSAAHLYMLYNDFFTDAE; encoded by the coding sequence ATGAAACTGAATAAATCATTCGCAGCTCTCGCTATCGGCGCAGCACTTGTTGTTACTGGCTGTACATCAAACTCAAGCTCTGACACAGAGCAACTGCAAGCAAACGAATTTAAGAACGTTATCGACCGCACTGGCTCACCAGAATACATGCGTGACTACGACTTCGATGACCACCAGCGCTTCAACCCATTCTTTGACTTAGGTGCATGGCACGGTCACTTGCTGCCAGACACAGCTGAAGGCATGGGCGGTTTCCCAGGAACGGCACTGCTTACTGAAGAATACATCAACTTCATGGCTGATAACTTTGACCGCCTAAGCGTGTTCAAAGATGGCAAAAAAGTCGTATTCACCATGGAAGCTTACAGCCTACCGGGCGCACTGGTTCAGACACTAAAATCTGACGATGTAACGGTAGAAATGACGATGCGTTTTGCTTCAAACCGTACCTCTCTGCTAGAAACCAAAATCACTACCGACTCTCCTGTTGAATTGGTGTGGGATGGTGAACTGCTAGAAAAGACCCATGCGAAAGAAGGCGTGGCACAAACCGACAAAACAATCGCTGAAACTTACCCTGAGTATGACCGTCAAATCGTCGCAACCGACGATGGCCTGAAGGTCACCTTTGGTAAAGTGCGTTCAACGTGGGATCTGCTGACTTCAGGTGAGTCTGAGTACCAAGTTCACAAATCGATTTCAACGCAAACTACAGTGAATGGCCTAACGTTTACTTCAACGGCAAACATTGAAGAATCGACCACCATTTACACCACTTACTCGCACGTTCTAACGGCAGAAGAAGCACAAGCTGAACAGACTGAAATCAAAAAGATCATGGAAAACCCAACCGATTTCTTAGCAGCATCTGCAGAGCGTTGGGAAGGCTATCTTGAGATGGGTTTAACCAACCCGAACGCAACACCAGAACAAGAGCGTGTTGCAGTTAAAGCGATGGAAACCCTAAACGGTAACTGGCGTGGCGCTGCAGGTGCGATGGAGTTTGACTCAGTGACACCATCAGTGACCGCACGTTGGTTCTCAGGTAACCAAACTTGGCCGTGGGACACATGGAAGCAAGCTTACGCAATGGCTCACTTCAACCCAGACGTAGCGAAAGACAACATCCGCGCGATGTTCGCTTACCAAATTCAGGCTGACGACGCTGTTCGCCCTTGGGATGAAGGCTACGTGCCCGATCTATTGGCTTACAACCTAAGTCCAGAACGTGGCGGCGACGGTGGCAACTGGAATGAACGTAATACCAAACCAAGCTTAGCTGCATGGGCGGTAATGGAAGTCTACAAGACCACCAGCGACGAAGCTTGGCTTGAAGAGATGTATCCAAAACTAGTGGCATACCATGATTGGTGGTTACGCAACCGTGATAACAACGGCAACGGTGTACCTGAATATGGCGCTGCTCGCGACAAAGCACACAACACACCTGAAGGCGAAATGTACTTCACTGTGGTTCGTGGTGATAAGCATGAAACCGTCGTAGGCCAAGCAGCACTCGATAAAGTCGTGGCTGAAGGTAACTACGATTACATCGAAAGCCCAGCTCAAACGGCAGCGTCTTGGGAATCAGGTCGTGACGATGCAGCCGCATTTGGTTTCATCGATAAAGATCAGTTAGACGCGTATGTCGCGAACGGCGGTAAGCGCAGCGATTGGGATGTTGAGTTCGCTCAAAACCGCGCTGAAGATGGCACGTTGTTGGGCTACTCATTGCTGCAAGAGTCTGTCGACCAAGCAAGCTACATGTACAGCGATAACAAGTACCTAGCAGAAATGGCTGACATTCTTGGTAAAGATGCAGAAGCGAAAGAATTCCGTGAAAAAGCGGAGCACCTATCGAACTACATCAACACCTGTATGTTCGACGAAGGCACTAACTTCTTCTACGACATTCGCATTGAAGACAAACCATTAGCCAACGGCTGTGCAGGTAAACCGATTGTAGAACGTGGCAAAGGCCCTGAAGGTTGGTCACCACTGTTCAATGGTGCAGCAACACAAGAACACGCTGATGCAGTCGTAACGGTGATGAAAGATACGGAAGAGTTCAACACCTACGTTCCACTAGGCACTGCGGCGCTGTCTAGCCCAGCATTTGGCCCAGATATTTACTGGCGTGGACGTGTATGGGTAGACCAGTTCTACTTCGGCCTAAAAGGCATGGACAGCTACGGTTACCGTGACGATGCGATTGAAATGGCAGGCGCATTCTTCGACCACGCCGATGGCTTGGTGCAAGACGGCCCTATCCGTGAGAACTACAACCCACTGACTGGTGAACAACAAGGTGCACCAAACTTCTCTTGGAGTGCTGCTCACCTATACATGCTTTACAACGATTTCTTTACTGACGCAGAATAA
- the ebgA gene encoding beta-galactosidase subunit alpha, which produces MNNWENFLNLHENRMAPRAYFFSYASEKNAKTFQRELSSHFQLLSGQWNFSYFTNPLLVPEEFYSQEMKDWGHITVPNMWQMEGHGDLQYTDEGFPFPIDVPFVPSDNPTGAYQRSFFLGESWDEKQTIIKFDGVETYFEVYLNGEYVGFSKGSRLTAEFDISSHVKAGNNLLSIRVMQWADSTYIEDQDMWWTGGIFRDVYLVGKEQLHVQDVTVRTDFDDAYQSATLSCNVALENLAAATNATLEYALLDGSQVISQGSVDNLAVPNRLTDGNANTQFSIDVVNPVQWNAENPYLYQLLLTLKDSDGKVLEVIPQRVGFRDIKVRDGLFYINNKYVMLHGVNRHDNDHLKGRAVGMDRVEKDLVLMKQHNINSVRTAHYPNDPRFYELCDIYGLFVMGETDVETHGFANVGDLSRITNDAAWEAVFVERIERHIHAQKNHPSIIMWSLGNESGYGCNIRSMYDAAKAIDDTRLVHYEEDRDAEVVDIISTMYSRAQLMNAFGEFPHEKPRIICEYAHAMGNGPGGLTEYQNVFYKHDAIQGHYVWEWCDHGILARDEAGTEFYKYGGDYGDYPNNYNFCMDGLIYPDQTPGPGLKEYKQVIAPVKLRDFDAQTGTFTVDNKLWFSNIDDYTITAEIRAEGETIAVEHIKVEELAENSSRELTLNLPQLDEREVFVNFTVRKDSRTPYSEANHDIAVYQFQVKENTAQLEAFTNNNATALNVEESRLAYLIKGHNFALNFSKVNGKLTSWLVNGEELIKSEPKLNFFKPMIDNHKQEHDGYWEPAHLQIMQEHFRTLNVEQVNGKVEITTTSIVAPPVFDFGMRCEYRYQISAEGQLNVELSGERYGDYPHVIPVIGFDMGINGDFDQVQYYGRGPEENYQDSKQANMIDVYQSTVADMFENYPFPQNNGNRQHVRWAALSSRAGNGIAVKPQQEINFSAWFYTNQNLHQAQHTIELEKSGYITLNLDHQVMGLGSNSWGSEVLDSYRVYMDEFRYGLTLIPFQAGDCDAQHLISHNFGDEFFTANTPKAQPQKNEA; this is translated from the coding sequence GTGAACAACTGGGAAAACTTCCTGAACTTACATGAGAACCGTATGGCACCGCGTGCATACTTCTTCTCATACGCATCAGAAAAGAATGCAAAAACGTTTCAGCGTGAACTTAGCAGCCACTTCCAACTATTGAGTGGCCAATGGAATTTCAGCTATTTCACCAATCCACTATTGGTTCCTGAAGAGTTCTACTCTCAAGAAATGAAAGACTGGGGCCACATTACGGTTCCAAACATGTGGCAAATGGAAGGCCACGGCGATCTTCAATACACAGATGAAGGTTTCCCATTCCCAATTGATGTGCCTTTCGTCCCATCAGACAACCCAACGGGCGCATACCAACGCTCTTTCTTCCTTGGCGAAAGCTGGGATGAGAAACAAACCATCATCAAATTTGATGGCGTAGAGACATACTTCGAAGTTTACTTAAACGGTGAGTACGTAGGTTTCAGCAAAGGCAGCCGCCTAACCGCTGAGTTCGATATATCTAGCCACGTAAAAGCAGGCAACAACCTGCTTTCTATTCGTGTGATGCAGTGGGCCGACTCAACCTACATTGAAGACCAAGACATGTGGTGGACGGGCGGTATCTTCCGTGACGTTTACCTTGTGGGCAAAGAGCAACTGCACGTTCAAGATGTAACGGTTCGAACTGACTTCGACGACGCTTACCAAAGCGCTACCCTTTCGTGCAACGTTGCCCTAGAAAACCTAGCAGCAGCGACAAACGCAACCCTTGAGTACGCATTGCTTGATGGCAGCCAAGTTATCTCGCAAGGCTCAGTAGATAACCTAGCCGTTCCTAATAGATTGACTGACGGCAATGCGAATACTCAATTCTCTATTGATGTGGTTAACCCAGTTCAATGGAACGCTGAAAACCCTTACTTATACCAACTGTTGCTTACGCTGAAAGACTCTGACGGCAAGGTGCTGGAAGTGATTCCACAACGCGTTGGTTTCCGTGATATTAAAGTTCGTGATGGTCTGTTCTACATCAACAACAAATACGTGATGCTGCACGGCGTGAACCGCCACGACAACGACCACCTAAAAGGTCGTGCTGTTGGCATGGATCGCGTAGAGAAAGACTTGGTACTGATGAAGCAACACAACATCAACTCAGTACGTACCGCGCACTACCCGAACGACCCACGCTTCTACGAACTGTGTGACATCTACGGTCTATTCGTGATGGGTGAAACCGATGTCGAAACACACGGTTTTGCTAACGTTGGCGACCTAAGCCGCATCACTAACGATGCAGCATGGGAAGCGGTGTTTGTTGAGCGTATCGAACGTCACATTCACGCTCAAAAGAACCACCCTTCTATCATCATGTGGTCGCTGGGTAACGAGTCAGGCTACGGCTGCAACATCCGTTCTATGTACGACGCAGCAAAAGCGATTGATGACACGCGTTTGGTTCACTATGAAGAAGACCGTGATGCTGAAGTGGTCGACATCATTTCAACCATGTACTCACGTGCTCAACTGATGAATGCCTTCGGCGAATTCCCACATGAAAAACCACGCATCATCTGTGAATACGCACACGCAATGGGTAACGGCCCGGGCGGTTTAACCGAATACCAAAACGTGTTCTATAAGCACGATGCGATTCAAGGTCACTATGTTTGGGAATGGTGTGACCACGGCATTCTAGCGCGTGATGAAGCAGGTACAGAGTTCTACAAGTACGGCGGTGACTACGGTGACTACCCGAACAACTACAACTTCTGCATGGACGGTTTGATCTACCCAGACCAAACACCAGGTCCAGGCTTGAAAGAGTACAAACAAGTAATTGCTCCAGTGAAGCTTCGCGATTTCGATGCACAAACGGGCACCTTCACCGTTGATAACAAACTGTGGTTCTCAAACATTGATGACTACACCATCACTGCGGAAATCCGCGCTGAGGGTGAGACCATTGCTGTAGAGCACATCAAAGTGGAAGAACTGGCTGAAAACTCTAGCCGCGAACTGACACTTAACTTGCCACAGCTTGATGAGCGCGAAGTGTTTGTGAACTTTACTGTTCGCAAAGATTCTCGCACGCCTTACAGCGAAGCGAACCACGACATCGCGGTTTACCAATTCCAAGTGAAAGAGAACACAGCACAGCTAGAAGCTTTCACCAACAACAATGCGACAGCACTGAATGTTGAAGAATCTCGCCTCGCTTACCTAATCAAAGGCCACAACTTTGCACTGAACTTCTCGAAAGTGAACGGCAAGCTGACGTCATGGTTAGTGAACGGTGAAGAACTGATTAAGTCAGAGCCAAAGCTGAACTTCTTCAAGCCAATGATCGATAACCATAAGCAAGAGCACGATGGTTACTGGGAGCCTGCACACCTACAGATCATGCAAGAGCACTTCCGCACGCTAAACGTTGAGCAAGTTAACGGCAAGGTAGAGATCACCACCACCAGCATCGTTGCTCCACCAGTATTTGATTTCGGCATGCGTTGTGAGTATCGCTACCAAATCAGTGCTGAAGGTCAACTGAACGTTGAGCTAAGTGGCGAACGTTACGGTGATTACCCTCACGTGATTCCAGTAATTGGTTTCGACATGGGCATTAACGGTGACTTCGACCAAGTTCAATACTACGGCCGCGGTCCTGAAGAGAACTACCAAGACAGCAAGCAAGCCAACATGATTGATGTTTACCAATCAACGGTGGCTGACATGTTCGAGAACTACCCGTTCCCACAAAACAACGGCAACCGCCAACACGTTCGTTGGGCTGCGCTTTCAAGCCGCGCGGGTAATGGTATTGCAGTAAAACCACAGCAAGAAATCAACTTCAGCGCATGGTTCTACACCAACCAAAACCTGCACCAAGCACAACACACCATTGAGCTAGAGAAGAGCGGTTACATCACCCTCAACCTAGACCACCAAGTGATGGGCTTAGGCTCGAACTCTTGGGGCAGTGAAGTGCTCGACTCTTACCGAGTTTACATGGACGAGTTCCGCTATGGCTTAACTCTGATTCCATTCCAAGCAGGCGATTGCGATGCGCAACACCTAATCAGTCACAACTTTGGCGATGAGTTTTTTACGGCGAATACACCGAAAGCTCAACCACAAAAGAACGAGGCATAA
- a CDS encoding amino acid permease: protein MSESVRGKLGKFALLSMTFAAVFNVRNIVNNNIELGLSSAPIFLLATLIYFIPFVFIIAEFVSANKNSESGMYDWLKQPLGSKAAYLGSFLYWFVNLFWFVSLLPNVIAYASYAMLGYEYAFSPIVTSAISIGLFAAATHISTKGASWLGKIAEIVAYGVFALFAVYVIGAMMALGGNHEPVEPITLEAMTPTINWATLGIMCWIFQAAGGAETAAAYLNDVKGGHKSFIKVIISAGIAIGIMYAVGSLLVNVFVARDELTYAGGMVEIFTGMANYFDISQSLTGRFVGIILFVAMFGSMMMWTAAPVKIHFSEIPKGVYGEKTTELNEHGVPVRAAWWQFAFVFLMLVINGFGSESVQDMMNTAINLTAGTAMLPPIFIMVAYFVFRLKHDDTPRDFRMGTRVQGMSVVSVLIGIFVVSMTASAFPTGVDLMQAFFVNVFMTAVFSAIAWWWISRFEKKQAGKDAKLEAAKQS, encoded by the coding sequence ATGTCTGAATCTGTACGCGGTAAGTTAGGTAAATTTGCCTTGCTCTCCATGACATTTGCAGCGGTATTTAACGTTCGCAACATTGTAAATAACAACATCGAATTGGGATTGAGTTCAGCCCCTATCTTTTTGCTTGCGACTCTTATTTACTTCATTCCATTCGTATTCATTATTGCTGAATTCGTATCAGCAAATAAAAATTCTGAGTCAGGCATGTATGACTGGCTTAAACAACCTTTGGGATCAAAAGCCGCCTACTTAGGTTCATTCCTCTATTGGTTCGTTAACCTATTCTGGTTTGTATCACTGCTACCTAACGTTATCGCATACGCGTCTTACGCAATGCTTGGCTACGAGTACGCCTTCTCTCCTATTGTGACATCGGCAATCTCAATTGGTCTATTTGCGGCGGCAACGCACATCTCTACTAAAGGCGCGAGCTGGTTAGGTAAGATTGCAGAGATCGTGGCATACGGCGTATTTGCACTGTTCGCGGTTTACGTTATCGGCGCCATGATGGCACTCGGTGGTAACCATGAACCTGTAGAGCCAATCACGCTTGAAGCAATGACGCCAACCATCAACTGGGCAACGTTAGGCATCATGTGTTGGATCTTCCAAGCAGCCGGTGGTGCAGAAACTGCAGCCGCTTACCTAAACGATGTTAAAGGTGGCCATAAGTCTTTCATCAAGGTGATCATCAGCGCGGGTATCGCTATCGGTATCATGTATGCAGTCGGTTCTCTATTAGTGAACGTGTTCGTTGCTCGTGATGAACTTACTTATGCTGGCGGCATGGTTGAAATCTTCACAGGTATGGCGAACTACTTCGACATTTCACAATCTCTGACAGGTCGCTTCGTCGGTATCATCCTATTCGTTGCAATGTTCGGTTCGATGATGATGTGGACAGCAGCGCCAGTAAAAATTCACTTCTCTGAAATCCCTAAAGGTGTTTACGGTGAGAAAACGACTGAGCTTAACGAACACGGCGTGCCAGTACGTGCAGCATGGTGGCAGTTTGCGTTCGTATTCCTAATGCTAGTGATTAATGGCTTCGGTTCTGAGTCTGTACAAGACATGATGAACACAGCGATTAACCTAACAGCAGGTACGGCAATGTTACCGCCTATCTTCATCATGGTGGCGTACTTTGTATTCCGCTTGAAGCATGACGATACGCCACGTGACTTCCGCATGGGTACTCGTGTTCAAGGTATGAGTGTTGTATCTGTCCTTATCGGTATCTTCGTTGTGAGCATGACGGCATCGGCATTCCCAACGGGTGTTGATCTAATGCAAGCGTTCTTCGTCAACGTATTTATGACGGCAGTGTTCTCAGCTATCGCTTGGTGGTGGATCTCTCGCTTTGAAAAGAAGCAAGCAGGTAAAGACGCAAAGCTAGAAGCTGCTAAGCAATCGTAG
- a CDS encoding amino acid permease, translating to MSDNKRSTIGKFALLSMTFAAVYSFNNIINNNIEIGLSSAPMFFLATIFYFVPFCLIVAEFVSLNKDSEAGVYSWVKSSLGGRWAFISAYTYWFVNLFFFTSLLPRIIAYASYAFLGFEYIFTPITTAILSTILFAVATHISNNGAKLLGPITSLTSSLMLLLTLSYILLSGGALIGGIEPADPITIEAMTPSFNWAFLGVITWIFMAAGGAESVAVYVNDIKGGHKSFVKVIIIAGIFIGALYSVGSVLANVFVAREELKFTGGSVQVFEGLARHFGLSEILMNRFVGVVSFTAMLGSLLMWTATPVKIFFSEIPKGIFGEKTVALNKQGVPERAAWVQFFIVIPLMFIPTLASDTVQDLMSTIINMTAAASMLPPLFIMIAYLHLRVKLDHLPRDFRMGSRRVGITAVSILIAIFTVGFFASTFPTGADIMTIIFYNVGGIVIFLGYAWWKYGQYEKSLSPEEKKLEAKPEAANA from the coding sequence ATGTCCGATAATAAACGCAGTACGATAGGCAAGTTTGCCCTACTGTCTATGACCTTCGCGGCGGTATACAGCTTCAATAACATCATAAACAACAACATCGAGATCGGCCTTTCCTCAGCTCCGATGTTCTTTTTAGCCACCATCTTTTACTTTGTGCCATTTTGTTTGATCGTGGCTGAGTTCGTATCATTGAATAAAGACTCTGAGGCGGGTGTTTATTCTTGGGTTAAAAGCTCTCTAGGCGGTCGCTGGGCGTTTATTTCAGCTTACACCTATTGGTTTGTTAACCTCTTCTTCTTCACATCTCTACTGCCTAGAATCATCGCTTATGCGTCGTATGCTTTCTTAGGCTTCGAGTACATATTTACGCCGATAACCACGGCGATCTTGAGCACGATTCTATTTGCGGTTGCGACGCACATTTCAAACAACGGTGCGAAGCTACTTGGCCCAATCACCTCCCTAACCTCGTCGCTCATGCTATTGCTGACTCTGTCTTACATCCTGCTTTCTGGTGGCGCACTGATCGGTGGTATCGAGCCAGCTGACCCAATCACCATTGAAGCGATGACACCAAGCTTTAACTGGGCATTCCTTGGGGTAATCACTTGGATCTTCATGGCGGCAGGCGGTGCTGAATCGGTTGCGGTTTACGTCAACGACATCAAAGGCGGACACAAGTCTTTCGTTAAAGTGATCATCATTGCCGGTATCTTTATCGGTGCGCTTTACTCAGTTGGATCTGTGCTTGCGAACGTGTTCGTTGCTCGTGAAGAGTTGAAGTTTACTGGCGGTTCGGTGCAGGTATTCGAAGGACTAGCAAGACACTTTGGATTGTCTGAAATTCTAATGAATCGCTTTGTTGGCGTGGTTTCATTCACTGCGATGCTGGGTTCCCTGCTGATGTGGACTGCGACTCCGGTTAAGATTTTCTTCTCTGAAATCCCTAAAGGTATTTTCGGTGAGAAAACGGTCGCACTCAACAAACAAGGCGTGCCAGAGCGTGCGGCTTGGGTTCAGTTCTTCATCGTTATTCCACTGATGTTCATCCCAACATTAGCGTCTGACACCGTACAAGATCTGATGAGCACCATCATTAACATGACCGCTGCAGCCTCTATGTTGCCGCCATTGTTCATCATGATCGCTTACTTGCACCTGCGTGTGAAACTCGACCATCTGCCACGAGATTTCCGCATGGGTTCACGCCGAGTGGGTATCACAGCGGTGTCGATTCTTATCGCTATCTTTACAGTGGGGTTCTTTGCATCGACCTTCCCGACTGGCGCAGACATCATGACCATCATCTTCTACAACGTGGGCGGAATAGTGATCTTCCTTGGCTACGCGTGGTGGAAGTACGGTCAATACGAGAAAAGCTTATCTCCAGAAGAGAAGAAACTAGAAGCAAAACCGGAAGCGGCGAACGCCTAG
- the ygjJ gene encoding protein YgjJ produces the protein MKSSFTKKTLITSCILAALTANAHADETAANHGDTQPPKTESETLFNFYGELGLGGHVALEGDDKGRYADGTYIEAGLAIEHGNWFGLAYMEGWTVQADDEGNAWATGHGWGGFEGGFNRFYAGYRTDAKTEFIVGRMDSSLDDVQWWGDPTVEYGYAISNTRDVHVGVKIQNLEGKLRYSVSFAPESDFSEDDALLHFGKYDNFADQWKDKNAMVNGYLQYDLTDDLTLMGGGEVRNNDGGELLLLGAEYKNFATRVWHDTDKGNQESFGSESGIQTSAWYEAAQGVYLSAAYNYANFDGDNGDKEITSYINAGVWYEYGNGAFATAFDSRFGVGSDTEIGDAQVFAMQYFYW, from the coding sequence ATGAAAAGTAGTTTTACTAAAAAGACTCTTATTACAAGCTGTATTCTTGCTGCCCTTACGGCGAATGCGCACGCTGATGAAACCGCGGCTAACCACGGCGACACTCAGCCCCCTAAAACAGAATCTGAAACGCTGTTTAACTTTTACGGTGAGCTTGGCCTTGGTGGTCATGTGGCACTCGAAGGTGATGATAAGGGTCGCTACGCAGACGGCACTTACATTGAAGCAGGTTTAGCTATCGAGCATGGTAATTGGTTTGGTCTTGCTTACATGGAAGGCTGGACAGTACAGGCCGATGACGAAGGTAATGCTTGGGCGACAGGCCACGGCTGGGGCGGCTTCGAAGGTGGTTTTAACCGCTTTTACGCTGGCTACCGCACCGACGCAAAAACAGAATTTATTGTCGGTCGTATGGACTCGTCACTGGATGACGTTCAATGGTGGGGTGACCCAACAGTCGAGTACGGCTACGCAATCTCAAACACGCGTGACGTACACGTCGGTGTGAAGATTCAAAACCTAGAAGGCAAACTTCGCTACAGCGTTTCATTCGCGCCTGAATCTGACTTCTCTGAAGACGATGCCCTACTTCACTTCGGCAAGTACGATAACTTTGCAGACCAATGGAAAGACAAGAATGCCATGGTCAACGGTTACCTCCAATACGACCTCACTGACGACCTAACCCTAATGGGTGGTGGTGAAGTACGTAATAACGATGGCGGTGAGCTTCTACTATTAGGTGCTGAATACAAAAACTTTGCCACTCGTGTTTGGCACGATACCGACAAAGGCAACCAAGAGTCTTTCGGTAGCGAATCAGGTATTCAAACTAGTGCATGGTACGAAGCCGCACAAGGCGTTTACCTATCAGCAGCCTACAACTACGCAAACTTTGACGGTGACAATGGCGACAAAGAGATCACCTCTTACATCAATGCCGGCGTTTGGTACGAATACGGAAACGGCGCATTTGCTACTGCGTTCGACAGCCGCTTTGGCGTAGGCAGCGACACTGAAATCGGCGACGCGCAAGTGTTCGCAATGCAATACTTCTACTGGTAA